A part of Miscanthus floridulus cultivar M001 chromosome 6, ASM1932011v1, whole genome shotgun sequence genomic DNA contains:
- the LOC136458556 gene encoding protein INVOLVED IN DE NOVO 2-like has translation MDHSSDEDTELSDSEIDDYEGNIYARLMSGDLKVKKNGENYSCLFCSSKKKNNYSKSSLVQHASGVSAAPNRKAKEKAAHRALFKYLKNDLVKSPEPQPHVIPVEPQPLQNRDEKFVWPWIGVLVNVPTEWKDGRQIGESGNRLKEQLSHFCPLKVIPLWTFRGHTGNAIVEFGKDWNGFRNARTFESHFAAGGYGKKDWTGKKNQGSELYGWLARAEDYNSPGIIADHLRKNGDLKSVNDLAKEGACKTDRLVANLANQIEVKNRYLQELECKYGETTASLEKMMGQREQLLQSYNEEISKMQQLARRHSQKIIDENQKLRSELEAKMNDLDVRSKQLDELAVKIDYDRRNLEQEKQKNAIKSSHLKLATLEQQKADENVLKLVEEQKREKHAALKKILMLEQQLDAKQKLELEIQQLKGKLKVMEHMPGDEDSASKNKINELSEALQEKIDELDGMESLNQTLVIKESKSNIELQEARKELENGLLDISGGQAHIGIKRMGELDLKAFSKACQKEHTEDAEVTAAFLCSKWEAEIKNPDWHPFRVVTVDGKEMEIIEDDAKLRALKEEHGEEIYALVTKALLEINEYKSKGSYPVGELWNFKENRKVTLKEAVQFVLRQWRTNRRMR, from the exons ATGGATCATAGTTCTGACGAAGATACAGAATTAAGTGATTCTGAGATTGATGATTATGAAGGAAATATTTATGCAAGATTGATGTCAGGAGATTTAAAGGTAAAGAAGAATGGAGAAAATTACAGTTGTCTCTTCTGTagtagcaagaagaagaataattacAGTAAAAGTAGTCTGGTTCAGCATGCCTCAGGAGTAAGTGCAGCACCTAATCGGAAGGCAAAAGAAAAAGCAGCCCATCGTGCCCTCTTCAAATATTTGAAGAATGATCTTGTTAAATCACCTGAACCACAGCCACATGTAATTCCTGTGGAGCCGCAACCTCTTCAGAACagagatgagaagtttgtgtggccctggattggtgtcctagttaatGTGCCTACTGAATGGAAGGATGGGCGCCAAATTGGAGAAAGTGGAAATCGTTTGAAGGAGCAACTATCACACTTTTGCCCACTAAAGGTCATCCCGTTATGGACTTTTAGAGGTCATACAGGAAATGCTATTGTCGAGTTTGGAAAGGACTGGAATGGTTTCAGAAATGCACGTACCTTCGAAAGTCACTTCGCGGCAGGAGGATACGGTAAGAAGGACTGGACTGGAAAAAAGAATCAAGGATCCGAGCTCTATGGATGGCTTGCTCGGGCTGAAGATTACAATTCTCCAGGAATAATAGCAGACCACTTGAGAAAAAATGGTGACTTGAAGTCTGTCAATGATCTTGCAAAGGAAGGAGCATGTAAAACTGACAGGCTTGTTGCTAATTTAGCTAACCAAATTGAGGTAAAAAACAGGTACTTACAGGAACTTGAATGCAAATACGGTGAGACAACTGCATCACTTGAGAAGATGATGGGGCAAAGGGAACAACTTCTCCAGTCATACAATGAAG AAATTAGCAAGATGCAGCAGCTAGCTCGCAGGCATTCTCAGAAGATCATTGATGAGAATCAAAAGCTGCGTTCTGAACTTGAGGCAAAAATGAATGATCTTGATGTGAGATCCAAGCAACTTGATGAGCTTGCAGTGAAAATTGATTATGACAGAAGGAACCTTGAGCAGGAGAAGCAGAAG AATGCTATCAAATCAAGTCATCTTAAATTGGCAACATTGGAGCAGCAGAAAGCTGATGAGAATGTGCTGAAGCTTGTGGAAGAACAAAAA AGAGAGAAACATGCTGCGTTAAAGAAGATTCTGATGTTGGAACAACAATTGGATGCAAAACAAAAGCTTGAATTAGAAATACAGCAGTTGAAGGGCAAACTAAAAGTGATGGAGCATATGCCAGGTGATGAAGATTCAGCATCAAAGAATAAAATTAATGAGCTGAGTGAGGCATTGCAAGAAAAGATAGATGAACTGGATGGAATGGAGTCACTTAACCAAACTCTGGTTATCAAAGAAAGCAAAAGCAACATTGAACTGCAAGAAGCTCGCAAAGAGCTAGAAAAT GGCTTGCTTGATATTTCAGGTGGGCAGGCACATATAGGAATCAAGAGAATGGGAGAGCTTGATCTGAAAGCATTTTCAAAGGCATGCCAAAAGGAGCATACAGAAGATGCAGAAGTTACTGCTGCCTTTCTTTGTTCAAAGTGGGAGGCTGAAATAAAAAATCCTGACTGGCACCCTTTTAGGGTTGTCACAGTTGATGGAAAGGAGATG GAGATAATTGAGGATGATGCAAAGCTTCGAGCACTCAAAGAAGAACATGGAGAAGAAATCTATGCATTGGTGACAAAGGCGCTGCTTGAAATCAACGAGTACAAATCTAAAGGCAGTTATCCTGTGGGGGAGCTATGGAACTTCAAGGAAAACCGGAAGGTGACTCTGAAGGAAGCTGTCCAGTTTGTCCTGAGACAGTGGCGAACAAACAGGAGGATGCGATAG